The sequence CGAGTACCGCAAGCGCCTGCCGGACTCTGTGATCCTGCTCCAGGCCATCTTCCCGCGCGGAGCCAAACCCGAAGATCCTTTCCGCGACAAAATCAAGGCGGTGAACGCGGAGATCGCCAAGCTCGCGGATGGCGACAAGGTGGTCTACATCGACTTCGGCGACAAATTCCTCGAGCCCGATGGCTCGATCAGCCCGAAGATCATGGCCGACGGATTGCACCCCGGACCTGACGGTTACAAGATCTGGGCCGACGCGATCCAGCCGATCATCGACAAATACGTCCCCGCCAAGTAACGACCTGAGCCGCCCGCGTGCCCTCCGAAGAGGGCACGCAGACGGCAAATTTTCCTAGAGCTCCGGAGTCCGGAGCACCGCGCCGGTGTCGGCACTCGTCACCATCGACGCATAGCGCGCGAGATAGCCGTGTTTCACCTTCGGCTCCGGGCGCTTCCATGCCGCCTTGCGCTTCGCGAGTTCTTCCTGGCTCACCAGCAGCGAAATTTTCCGGTTGGGGATGTCGATCTCGATCTTGTCGCCAGCTTCCACAAAAGCCAGCGGACCTCCCGCGGCTGCCTCCGGCGAGATATGCCCGATCGCTCCGCCGCGCGTCGCGCCGGAGAACCGCCCATCCGTGATGAGAGCCACGCTTTCGCCGAGCCCGCGCCCCGCGATGGAGGCCGTTGGCGCCAGCATTTCCTGCATGCCCGGACCGCCGCGCGGCCCTTCGTAGCGGATCACCACCACGTCGCCCGCCTTTACCTGGCCGGTGAGGATGCCGACATTCGCGTCGTCCTGCGAATTAAAGATCACCGCCGAGCCGGTGAATTGCATCATCGACGGAGCCACGCCCGCCGCCTTCACCACGCAGCCGTCCGGCGCGAGATTGCCGAAGAGAATGGCGAGCCCGCCGCGCTCCGAGTAGGCGCGATCCCACGGGCGGATCACCTCGGGGTCCTTCACCTCCGCCTCCGAGATCACCTCCCCAAGCGTGCGCCCCGTGACCGTGATCGTTTCGCGATGCAACTGCCCCTCGCGCTCATCCAGCGTTTTGAGGATCGCCCCGATGCCGCCGGCGCGGTCGATATCCTCCATGTGATGAATGCCCGACGGCGCGACCTTGCAGATCTGCGGGGTTCGCGCCGCTATGGTGTTAAAGTCCTCCATGCTCAGCGGCACCCCGGCCTCGCGGGCGATGGCGAGCGTGTGCAGGATCGTATTCGACGAACCGCCCATTGCCATGTCGAGGGCCAGCGCGTTTTCAAAAGCCTGCCGCGTAAGGATGTCCGACGGGCGGATGTTGTCGCGCACGAGGCGGATGATCGCCCGTCCCGCCTCGGCAAAGAGCGCATCACGCGCTGGGTCGGTTGCCAGGATGGAACCATTGCCCGGCAGAGCCAGACCCAGCGCCTCGCAAAGGCAGTTCATGGAATTCGCCGTAAACATCCCCGAGCACGACCCGCAGGTCGGGCAGGCCAGCCGCTCCATCGAGTCGAGCTGGCTCTCGGTGATCTTGTTGGCGGAAAGCTGGCCGACGGCTTCAAAGACCGAGGCGAGGTTGAGCGCCTTGCCGGTCTCGGGATCGCGCCCTGCCGCCATGGGGCCGCCGGAAACAAATACGGTCGGGATGTTCACCCGCGCCGCCGCCATCATCATGCCGGGCACGATCTTGTCGCAGTTCGGGATGCACACCATCCCGTCGAAGCAATGGGCGCGCAGCATCGTCTCCACCGAGTCGGCGATCAGCTCACGCGAGGCGAGCGAGTATTTCATCCCCGCATGGCCCATGGCGATGCCGTCGTCCACGCCGATCGTGTTGAACTCAAACGGTACACCGCCTGCCGCACGCACAGCCTCGCGGACTTTCTGCCCCACCACATCGAGATGCGCGTGGCCGGGAATGATCTGCACGAAGGAATTCGCAATCGCGATGAACGGCTTGTCCCAGTCCTCCTCGGATTGAAGGACGCCGGTGGCGCGTAAAAGACTGCGGTGGGGGGCGCGGTTGGCGCCTTTTTTGATGGTGTCGCTGATGGCCATGTTTGCGGTTGCTTGCGGCAGAGTATTGGAGATTTGCGGTATATGATGGAATGACTTGTTTTGAACGGATATGATATCAAATCGGTATGGATTACACCCTGCGCGAACTCGAGTGCTTTACCGCTGTGGCCGAGGAGCTTTCCTTCACCCGCGCCGCACGGCGTCTCCATTTGGCGCAACCGCCGCTCTCCCGGCACATCCGCACTCTGGAGGAGCGGCTCGGCGCGCAACTCTTTGACCGGCAGGGGCGCACCGTGGCCATGACTCCCGCCGGGCGGCTGTTTTACGAGGAAAGCCGCGGCATCCTGGCTCAGCTCGTACGGGCAGGGGAACTCGCCCGGCGTTCCGCCATGGGCGAGAGCGAACGTCTACGCATTGGCTTCGTCAGCGCCGTGCTCGGACCGGAGATCGCCCGGGTGCTCCGCGTATTCCGCGAGACGCATCCCACGGTGCAACTCATGCTGCATGACCTTCCTCCCGCCGAGCAAATGCGCCTTATCGCGGAGGGGCGTTTGGATGCGGGTTTCGTTGGGTTGACTCCAGTCGAGCGTCCGGCAGGTATCCGCTTCATTCGCTGGCGCAGGGAACGCGTTCTCGCCTACGTGCCTTCGGGTCATCGCCTCGCCCGGCAGCCGAAAATCGACCTTGCCGAGTTGATGGGCGAACGGTTCGTCGCTGTCTCCAGTGAAGCCGCCCCGGCTTTCGCCGTGTTCATCCAGGACATCTGCCGTAAGGCGGGCTTCCGTCCCCGCGTCGTCCTGGAGTCTGCGCGCGCCCAGGCTGTCGCTGTCATGGTGGCGGCGGGTTCCGGCGTCGCCTTGCTGCCCGAGTCGCTGGCAGACTTTACCGGCGGCTCGGCGGTGGCGATTCCCGTGAAAAAGCCGGTCGACATCGAGCACGTCTTTGCCGTTTCGTCGGCCCGGTTATCCCCGGCAATGGATGACTTTCTTGCTGCCTTGAAGAAAACCTCCGAGGCGTAACGCCATGCATCGAGCACTGGACACGCCCGCAGAAAACCGGAAGGTTGCGCCATGAAACCGGAAGGTCGCTCTCCCTGTTGTGCGCCCCGCCAAGAGCGCCAGGGCATGCCGCTATCCTCCGCCGAGATCATTTCCTGCGGCTGCAAAGTCTCGCACTTTGCCGCGAATCTGATCTCCCTTCCGGGCGGCAGATTTCTCATGGGTACGGATTCCCAGGAGCGCTGGGATGCAGATGGCGAGGGGCCGGTGCGCGAGGTGGAGCTTTCTCCCTTTTCCATCGACGCGACCGCTGTGTCGAATGACGAGTTTTCCGTCTTCGTGCAGGATACCGGCTACGTTACGGAGGCCGAGTGTATCGGCTCCTCCTTCGTCTTTTGGAAGCAGCTCCCCAAAGCCTGGCAGCGGCGCGGCCAGCCGGGACGCAGCATGCCCGGTGCGGATTGGTGGATTCTCGTGAAAGGCGCGTCCTGGAAACACCCCGAGGGCCCCGGCTCGGACCTGGGCGGAAAGGGCGATCACCCCGTCGTCCACGTCTCCTGGAACGATGCCACTGCCTTCGCTCGATGGGCGGGAAAACGCCTTCCGACCGAGGCGGAGTGGGAATACGCCGCGCGCGGCGGGCTGGACCAAAAGCTTTATCCCTGGGGCGACGAACTGACGCCCGGCGGCAAACACCGCTGCAACATCTGGCAGGGAAAATTCCCGGACGAGAATCGCCCGGAGGATGGATATTTATGGACTGCTCCCGTCCGGAGCTACGAGCCCAATGGCTTCGGGCTCTACCAGACGTCCGGCAACGTCTGGGAATGGTGCTCAGATTTCTGGGGCACGCGCTGGCCGGAGGGCCGTCTGCGCAATCCCCGGGGCGCCTCGTTCGGCGAGGACCGCGTGATTCGCGGAGGCTCCTTTCTTTGTCATGCTTCGTACTGCAACCGCTACCGTGTCGCAGCCCGCACTCACATCAGTCCGGACTCTGCGACGAGCCATTGCGGGTTTCGCTGCGCCGCGGACTAAGGAGAAAAAAGTCCGCGGCTCAGCGAGGCTATGAAATGCCAGTCTACTTGCCGGCAGGCTGGTAAATCTGATCAAACACGCCGCCATCGGCGAAGTGCTCCTTCTGGGCCTTCTTCCAGCCGCCGAAGGTATCGTCGATCGTGACGAGCTCCACCTTGGCGAACTTGTCGGCGTACTTCTTCAGGGTCTCGGGATTCGACGGGCGGTAAAAGTTCTTGGCCGCGATCTCCTGTCCCTCGTCGCTGTAGAGATACTTCAGGTATTCCGTGGCGACTTCGCGCGTGCCCTTCTTGTCCACCACCTTGTCGACCACCGTCACCGGCGGCTCGGCCAGGATGCTGAGCGAGGGCGTCACGATCTCAAACTGGTCGGGCTTTTCCTTCAGCGAAAGATAGGCCTCGTTTTCCCAGGCGAGCAGTACGTCGCCGAGACCACGTTCGGTGAAGGTGATCGTCGCGCCGCGTGCACCGGAGTCGAGCACCGGCACGTGCTTGAAGAGTTCGGCAACGAACGCCTTGGCCTTTTCTTGGTCGCCGCCATTCTTCTTCAGCGCATCCGCCCAGGCTGCGAGGTAGTTCCAGCGCGCCCCGCCCGAGGTCTTCGGGTTCGGCGTGATGACTTCGATGCCGGGCTTCACCAGGTCGCTCCAGTCCTTGATGCCCTTGGGGTTTCCCTTGCGGACGAGGAAGACAATGGTCGAGGTATACGGCGAGCTGTTGTTGGGCAGCCGCTTCTGCCAGTCCGCAGGGATCAGGTCGCCCTTGTCGTGCAGGGCATCGATGTCGGCTGCTAGCGCGAGCGTGGCGACGTCGGCGTCGAGTCCGTCGATGATGGCGCGGGCCTGCTTGCCCGAGCCGCCGTGGGACTGGTCGACCTTGACCGTGTCGCCGGTCTTGCCCTGCCAGTATTTGGCAAAGGCGGCATTGTATTGGTCGTAAAGCTCACGGGTTGGGTCATACGAGACGTTGAGCAGGGTGATGTCCTTGGCGATGCCCGCGGAGAGCCCCGCCGCGAGGGCGAGGATCGGAACCGCGATGCGCAGGGCCTTGGCCGGAGAGGTGAGACGAATCTTCATGGTGTTATGAAGGCGATGTGTTTGGTTTAGGTAATACTTAGAAGGTCACGCCCAGCTGGAAGCCCAGCACGGTGGCATTGGCGATGTTGCCGGTGGCTCCGGGGCGAATGATGTACTGGAGGTCAGGCTGGACATAGGCCCATTGGTTGACCTGGATGCGGTAGGAGAACTCGAGCACGCCCTCGTAGCTCTGGATCGCGCGTCCGCGGCTCTCGTCGACGTCGGCTTTGACATCGCTGTAGTCGCCATAGGCAAAGGCCACGCCGAGCTGGTCGTTGTCACGCGTCGGGATGAGGCCCTTGTAGGCGAGTCCCGTTTGGAAATAGAAGGGCACGTTGGCCTGAAACGCCGGGGCGACATTGAACAAGCTGAAGAAGTACAATCCCTGGTCGCTCAGCTTCGGCTTCTCCGCCTTGATCGGCGCCTTGAAGTCCTTGCCATCCGCCACGCTCTTGCCGTCAGATGGTCCCTTGCCGAGCACCGGCGCGGGAGCTTCCGGCGAAGGCTCGCGGAAGAGTTGCTGGTCGACTTGGAAGTACACCAGCGTGCGCTGGTCATACGGAGTACCGCGGAACCCGGTATTCTCTACTCCCCAGTAGATGAAGCCCGCCGCGTATTTGCCCGGCAGCTTGGACGAGCCGATCTTCGGAGTGAAGCCCGCCTCCGTCAGCCAGTAGAGGCCGTTCAGCTCGGGATCGATCTGGTAACCGGCGAAGTTCAGGCCGTGGTTGCTCGTGTTCGTCGCGTTGGGAATGGCGAGGTAGAGACCCGACTGCGCATAGAACCAATCCGCCGGGCTGATCTTGCCGTAGCCGCCCCAGGCGCCATAGCTGCCACCCCACGGGATGCCGTTCGCGCTGATGCCCTTGCCGGACGTGTAGGTGTTGTTCAGGAAGAACTTGCTCAGCGGCTGGTTGATGAAGATATCCGTCGGGTTCTGCCAGCCGCCCGAGAGAGTGAGGAACTTCTTGATGCCAAAGAGTTCCGGCGTGGTGTAGGTCGCATACGCATTCTGGAAACGCCAGAGTCTACCGCCCTGAAAGGTGCTCGGGGCGAAGTTGCTGCTCGCGCCGACCCACTTGTTTACGCCCGCGCCGCCGCGATACCGGATATCCGAGTAAAGCGAGAGGCCTTCGAGAGCTTCCCATCCGGTCAGCTTGGCCACGTCAAGCGTGCCTTTGAATTTCCACTCGTCGTCGTAACCGAAGCGCTGCTCCAGGCCGCCGTCGACGTTCCACAGGAAGTTGGCCTTCCACTCGACGCCGAGTTTCAAGCCATGCTCCTCGAGCGTGTCCCGCACGCCGAACCAGTTGCCTGTTGCGTATTTCCCGTTCCACCACTCGGCCAGCAACGACTTGCTATCGCTGATCGAGTTGCTCGAGGTCGAGATGACCGATTTGTTTTCGCCGGACTGCGCCAGGGCTGCACTTGAGGAGAGCCCCACCGCTGCTGTCGCGACCGCGATGGCCGCAAAGAGTGTTTTCTTACGTTTCATTGTTTTTGGGCATCTCCACACTCCAGTGGTCTGGTCGTTGGAAATCAGTGGTTTTAGGCAGCCTCCAGAGACCTGGTCGGCGAAAAAAGGGAAGATTCTAGTCAGTCAGCCGCGTGCGTCGCGTCTGCCGGATTTCAGTCACTCGCCGGTCGTGCACGACGATCTCGACGACTCCAAAGGTCAGATCCCGCACTGCGGCCAGGATTTGCTCTTCGATGGGGTTTCGCTCCGCTTCATTCGCGGAGCCGGATTCTTTCAGGGACGGGGTGGTCACACTCATTTAGTGCTCCTCCCGATTGTGGATTTTGTCGGTGGTCAGCATGTCTGCCGTGGTGGTGGGCAGAGATAAACAGCTGAATAACGACTGATCAAGTAGTTATTTGAAAAATATCACACGGGAAGGGGAATTTTGGGAGTCCGGCCTTACTTCGTCTCCTCGCCCTCGGCGAAGAACCCTTCGTTCATCTCACCGCGTTCCGCCGCGAGGGCCGCCACCTGCTGGCGGATCTCCGGGAAGCGCCGCAGGAACTGGCGGAAGTCGTTCTGGTTCAGGGTGACAAACTTGCTGTAATCCAGCGCGATCACGTCGGCGGAGCGGGGCTTGCCGGAGAGTAGCGCCATCTCGCCGAAGTAATCTCCCGCCGTGAGCGGAATCTTGCGATCCGCCACCCGCAC comes from Terrimicrobium sacchariphilum and encodes:
- a CDS encoding GDSL-type esterase/lipase family protein, whose product is MIFDGDSITDGWQTGGQQVWAERYGKLGAFDFGISGDRTEHLLWRLSSGQVDGFKPKLVAIMIGTNNLGARQSVEDTIAGVKAVVAEYRKRLPDSVILLQAIFPRGAKPEDPFRDKIKAVNAEIAKLADGDKVVYIDFGDKFLEPDGSISPKIMADGLHPGPDGYKIWADAIQPIIDKYVPAK
- the ilvD gene encoding dihydroxy-acid dehydratase, whose product is MAISDTIKKGANRAPHRSLLRATGVLQSEEDWDKPFIAIANSFVQIIPGHAHLDVVGQKVREAVRAAGGVPFEFNTIGVDDGIAMGHAGMKYSLASRELIADSVETMLRAHCFDGMVCIPNCDKIVPGMMMAAARVNIPTVFVSGGPMAAGRDPETGKALNLASVFEAVGQLSANKITESQLDSMERLACPTCGSCSGMFTANSMNCLCEALGLALPGNGSILATDPARDALFAEAGRAIIRLVRDNIRPSDILTRQAFENALALDMAMGGSSNTILHTLAIAREAGVPLSMEDFNTIAARTPQICKVAPSGIHHMEDIDRAGGIGAILKTLDEREGQLHRETITVTGRTLGEVISEAEVKDPEVIRPWDRAYSERGGLAILFGNLAPDGCVVKAAGVAPSMMQFTGSAVIFNSQDDANVGILTGQVKAGDVVVIRYEGPRGGPGMQEMLAPTASIAGRGLGESVALITDGRFSGATRGGAIGHISPEAAAGGPLAFVEAGDKIEIDIPNRKISLLVSQEELAKRKAAWKRPEPKVKHGYLARYASMVTSADTGAVLRTPEL
- a CDS encoding LysR substrate-binding domain-containing protein is translated as MDYTLRELECFTAVAEELSFTRAARRLHLAQPPLSRHIRTLEERLGAQLFDRQGRTVAMTPAGRLFYEESRGILAQLVRAGELARRSAMGESERLRIGFVSAVLGPEIARVLRVFRETHPTVQLMLHDLPPAEQMRLIAEGRLDAGFVGLTPVERPAGIRFIRWRRERVLAYVPSGHRLARQPKIDLAELMGERFVAVSSEAAPAFAVFIQDICRKAGFRPRVVLESARAQAVAVMVAAGSGVALLPESLADFTGGSAVAIPVKKPVDIEHVFAVSSARLSPAMDDFLAALKKTSEA
- a CDS encoding formylglycine-generating enzyme family protein gives rise to the protein MKPEGRSPCCAPRQERQGMPLSSAEIISCGCKVSHFAANLISLPGGRFLMGTDSQERWDADGEGPVREVELSPFSIDATAVSNDEFSVFVQDTGYVTEAECIGSSFVFWKQLPKAWQRRGQPGRSMPGADWWILVKGASWKHPEGPGSDLGGKGDHPVVHVSWNDATAFARWAGKRLPTEAEWEYAARGGLDQKLYPWGDELTPGGKHRCNIWQGKFPDENRPEDGYLWTAPVRSYEPNGFGLYQTSGNVWEWCSDFWGTRWPEGRLRNPRGASFGEDRVIRGGSFLCHASYCNRYRVAARTHISPDSATSHCGFRCAAD
- a CDS encoding sulfate ABC transporter substrate-binding protein encodes the protein MKIRLTSPAKALRIAVPILALAAGLSAGIAKDITLLNVSYDPTRELYDQYNAAFAKYWQGKTGDTVKVDQSHGGSGKQARAIIDGLDADVATLALAADIDALHDKGDLIPADWQKRLPNNSSPYTSTIVFLVRKGNPKGIKDWSDLVKPGIEVITPNPKTSGGARWNYLAAWADALKKNGGDQEKAKAFVAELFKHVPVLDSGARGATITFTERGLGDVLLAWENEAYLSLKEKPDQFEIVTPSLSILAEPPVTVVDKVVDKKGTREVATEYLKYLYSDEGQEIAAKNFYRPSNPETLKKYADKFAKVELVTIDDTFGGWKKAQKEHFADGGVFDQIYQPAGK
- a CDS encoding carbohydrate porin, whose amino-acid sequence is MKRKKTLFAAIAVATAAVGLSSSAALAQSGENKSVISTSSNSISDSKSLLAEWWNGKYATGNWFGVRDTLEEHGLKLGVEWKANFLWNVDGGLEQRFGYDDEWKFKGTLDVAKLTGWEALEGLSLYSDIRYRGGAGVNKWVGASSNFAPSTFQGGRLWRFQNAYATYTTPELFGIKKFLTLSGGWQNPTDIFINQPLSKFFLNNTYTSGKGISANGIPWGGSYGAWGGYGKISPADWFYAQSGLYLAIPNATNTSNHGLNFAGYQIDPELNGLYWLTEAGFTPKIGSSKLPGKYAAGFIYWGVENTGFRGTPYDQRTLVYFQVDQQLFREPSPEAPAPVLGKGPSDGKSVADGKDFKAPIKAEKPKLSDQGLYFFSLFNVAPAFQANVPFYFQTGLAYKGLIPTRDNDQLGVAFAYGDYSDVKADVDESRGRAIQSYEGVLEFSYRIQVNQWAYVQPDLQYIIRPGATGNIANATVLGFQLGVTF
- a CDS encoding DUF2292 domain-containing protein; translated protein: MSVTTPSLKESGSANEAERNPIEEQILAAVRDLTFGVVEIVVHDRRVTEIRQTRRTRLTD